GATCGGCGCCGCCGACCCCGAGACCGGCCGCCCCTTCACGCGCGAAGAGCTGGTGGACCAGATCGCCGTCTTCTTCCTCGCCGGCCACGAGACCACGGCCAGCATGCTCACCTGGGCCTTCGTCATCCTCGCCAACCTTCCCGGCGCCACCGCGCGCATCCGGGCGGAGGCGGACGGGCTGGGGCAGGGGGACCCAACCCTGGAACAGCTCCAGGCCGGCCTCCCCTACACCAAGCGCGTCCTCCGCGAGGTCCTGCGCCTCTACCCGCCCGTCGGCTTCCTCGTCCGCTCCCCCCTGGCCCCGGACAAGGTCCGCCGCTGGACCCTCCAGCCCGGCGCCCTCGTCGTCGTCTCCCCCTGGGTGGTCCACCGCCACCGCCTCTTCTGGAAAGACCCCGACCTCTTCGACCCCGACCGCTTCCTGCCGGAACGCGCGGCCGAGATCCCGAAGGACGCCTACATCCCCTTCGGCCTCGGCCCCCGGGTCTGCCCCGGCGCCGCCTTCGCCACGGTGGAGAGCACCCTCCTCCTCGCCCGACTACTGGGCGCCTTCGACATCGCCCCCGTCTCCCCGGCCAGCATCCAGCCCACCGCCCGCCTGACGATCCGGCCCAACGGGACCGTCCTGTGCCGGGCTATTCCCCGGAGAGCAGGGGGCTGATCCTTCGCGTCCGGTCCGTGGCCAGGGAGAGGAAGAAGGAATTCTTCCTTTCCCCGGACCCCTCTCCATCATCTTTTTCTAGGCTTTGGGAATACCCTGCTGACGGTGCGCCTCGGGTCGATGACCCGAGGCGACTGCCTGGGCAGGAAGGGGCCCGTCACGCGGAAACCCCATCTCAGGACGGCGCGGCGGCAGCCAGATGGGGGTCCAGGGGCCTCAGGCCCTTGGCGGGGGTTCCAGGGGGCAGCGCCCCCTGGCTCCGGACAGCGCAGGACAGGGCCGCACACCTCCATCGGTGTTCCGTCCTGCGCGACTTGCCCAGACGGCACATGAACCGCATCTAGGGGTAAATCACTCCGGACAGGCGTCGGTCATCATGGATTCCCTTCTCAACCCTGCCCCAGGCGGCGCGCCCGCCGAGGACGTCATCAAGGATGGCGACCAGAAGAGCTTCATGCAGGACGTGGTGGCCGCCAGCCGCCAGGTGCCGGTGCTGGTCGATTTCTGGGCCACTTGGTGCGGTCCCTGCAAGCAGCTCACCCCCACGCTGGAGAAGGTGGTCCGCGCCGCCGGCGGGCGCGTGCGGCTGGTGAAGATCGACATCGACGCCAACCGCGCCCTGGTGCAGCAGCTCGCGCAGCTCGGCCTTCCGCTGCAGTCCGTGCCCACGGTGGCCGCCTTCTGGCAGGGCCAGATCGCCGACCTCTTCCAGGGCGCGCTGCCCGAGAGCGAGGTGAAGAAGTTCATCGAGAACCTGCTGAAGACGGCCGGCGGGCAGATGCCTTCCGCCGACCTCCTCGCCGAGGCGAAGCAGGCGGTGGAGGAGGGAGACTTCCAGGGCGCGCTGGAGCTTTACGGGGCGCTGGCCCAGCAGGAACCGGAGAACGCGGCCGCCATGGCCGGCGTCGCCCGCTGCCTGATGGAGCTGGGCGAGGAGGACCAGGCGGAGCAGGTGCTCGAGAGCCTGCCCGCGAAGCTGCGCGACCACGCGGAGGTGACCGCGGTCCGCTCCGCGCTGGAGCTGGCCAAGGCCGGGCGCGAGGCGCGCGGCAAGCTGGCGGAGTACGAGTCCCGGCTCGCCGCCGACCCGAACGACCACGAGGCGCGGATTGACCTTGCCGTGGCCCTCAACGCCGCCGGGGATCGCACCGCGGCGGCCGATGCGCTCCTTGACGCCTTCAAGCGCGACCGCACTTGGAACGACGGTGCCGCCCGCAAGCAGCTGCTCAAGTTCTTTGAGGCATGGGGCTTCGAGGATCCGGCCACGAAGGCCGGGCGCCGCAAGCTCTCCTCCATGCTGTTCAGCTGAGGCGGAGCCGGGGGGAGGGCGCCCGCCCTCCCTCGCTTTCCGACCGCCACGAGGAGCCCCGGACATGCCCTTCCACCCCCGGGACCTCGGCGGCCTACCGGCGGAGATCGCGATCTTCCCCCTGCCGGGGGCCCTTCTCCTGCCCGGCGGGCGGCTGCCGCTGAACATCTTCGAGCCGCGCTACCTGGCGATGATGGAGGCGAGCCTCTCGAACGGCCGCTGCCTCGGGATGATCCAGCCGGACACGGGCGCCCCCGCCGGCCCCACCGGCCCCGCCCTCTACCGCGTGGGCTGCCTCGGCCGCGTCTCCTCCTTCGCGGAGACGGAGGATGGCCGCCTGCTGATCAGCCTCACCGGCCTTGTCCGCTTCCACATCGCGGAGGAGCTGCCGATGCGGGACGGCTATCGCCGGGTGCGCCCGGACTACGCCCCCTTCGCCGCCGACCTGGCCCGACCCGCCCCTCCGCCGATGCTGAACCGCCCGGCGCTGCTGGACTCCCTGCGCGCATACTTCCGCAGCAAGGGCATCGAGGCGAACTGGGAGGCAATCGAGGGACTGGAGGACGGCCCGCTCGTCGCCACCCTCGCCATGGTCTGCCCCTTCGACCCTGTGGAGAAGCAGGCCCTGCTGGAGGCCGCCGACCCCACCGCCCGGGCCGAGGCGCTGGCCGCCATGCTGCGGATGGACAGCCTGCCCGGTCCGGGCCAAGACATGCGCCCGAGTTGAGGCGCCCAGTTCAGGGCGCCGGAGCCGAGGACTTCCCGATGAGCCAGACGACGCCGCCCGCCGGCGATGCCGCCCCCGCCGCAACCCCCGCGGCAACCGTCGATCCCCGCCTGCTGGAGATCCTCGTCTGCCCCGTCACCAAGGGCCCGCTGCGCTACGACCGCGCGGCCGGGGAACTGGTGAGCGAGGGCGCGGGCCTCGCCTATCCCATCCGCGACGGCATCCCCATCATGCTGCCGGACGAGGCGCGCCGCCTGTAGCGGCGTGCCCACTCCCACCGAGATCCGCCTGAACCGCGCCGAACGCCGCCTGGAGGTGGCCTTC
This genomic window from Pararoseomonas sp. SCSIO 73927 contains:
- a CDS encoding co-chaperone YbbN, yielding MDSLLNPAPGGAPAEDVIKDGDQKSFMQDVVAASRQVPVLVDFWATWCGPCKQLTPTLEKVVRAAGGRVRLVKIDIDANRALVQQLAQLGLPLQSVPTVAAFWQGQIADLFQGALPESEVKKFIENLLKTAGGQMPSADLLAEAKQAVEEGDFQGALELYGALAQQEPENAAAMAGVARCLMELGEEDQAEQVLESLPAKLRDHAEVTAVRSALELAKAGREARGKLAEYESRLAADPNDHEARIDLAVALNAAGDRTAAADALLDAFKRDRTWNDGAARKQLLKFFEAWGFEDPATKAGRRKLSSMLFS
- a CDS encoding LON peptidase substrate-binding domain-containing protein codes for the protein MPFHPRDLGGLPAEIAIFPLPGALLLPGGRLPLNIFEPRYLAMMEASLSNGRCLGMIQPDTGAPAGPTGPALYRVGCLGRVSSFAETEDGRLLISLTGLVRFHIAEELPMRDGYRRVRPDYAPFAADLARPAPPPMLNRPALLDSLRAYFRSKGIEANWEAIEGLEDGPLVATLAMVCPFDPVEKQALLEAADPTARAEALAAMLRMDSLPGPGQDMRPS
- a CDS encoding Trm112 family protein: MSQTTPPAGDAAPAATPAATVDPRLLEILVCPVTKGPLRYDRAAGELVSEGAGLAYPIRDGIPIMLPDEARRL